A region of Streptomyces paludis DNA encodes the following proteins:
- a CDS encoding TIGR01777 family oxidoreductase: MEPMRIAVTGSTGLIGTALVRSLRADGHEVVRLVRHPAREADEMTWDPERQSIDARALNGCDAVVHLAGAGIAGRRWSDAYKKRIRDSRLLGTATIADAIASLDTPPRVFVSGSAIGFYGYQGDRELDEGAPPGDGFLPSLCVEWEEAALAAEEAGVRTVLARTGLVVSAAGGAWGKLFPLFRAGLGGRLGDGHQYWSFISLHDEVAALRHLIDTDTLEGPVNLTAPHPVTNREVTTAMSQVLHRPALFPVPAPALRLVLGDLAADITGSQRVLPKRLLDSGFTFAFPTVAEAVRAAA, from the coding sequence ACCGGTTCCACCGGGCTCATCGGTACGGCGCTTGTGCGCTCCCTGCGCGCGGACGGTCACGAGGTGGTCCGTCTGGTCAGACACCCGGCCCGGGAGGCCGACGAGATGACCTGGGACCCCGAGCGCCAGAGCATCGACGCCCGCGCCCTCAACGGCTGCGACGCCGTCGTCCACCTCGCCGGCGCGGGCATCGCGGGCCGGCGCTGGAGCGACGCGTACAAGAAGCGCATCCGCGACAGCCGGCTCCTCGGCACCGCCACGATCGCCGACGCCATCGCCTCCCTGGACACCCCGCCCCGGGTCTTCGTCTCCGGCTCCGCCATCGGCTTCTACGGCTACCAGGGCGACCGCGAACTGGACGAGGGCGCGCCTCCCGGCGACGGCTTCCTGCCCTCCCTCTGCGTCGAGTGGGAGGAGGCCGCCCTCGCCGCGGAAGAAGCCGGCGTACGCACCGTCCTCGCCCGCACCGGCCTGGTCGTCTCGGCGGCGGGCGGCGCCTGGGGCAAGCTCTTCCCGCTCTTCCGCGCGGGCCTGGGCGGACGGCTCGGCGACGGCCACCAGTACTGGTCCTTCATCTCCCTCCACGACGAGGTGGCCGCCCTGCGCCACCTCATCGACACGGACACCCTGGAGGGCCCGGTCAACCTCACCGCGCCCCACCCGGTCACCAACCGCGAGGTCACCACCGCGATGTCCCAAGTCCTCCACCGCCCCGCCCTCTTCCCGGTCCCGGCACCGGCGCTGCGCCTGGTCCTGGGCGACCTGGCGGCCGACATCACCGGCAGCCAACGAGTCCTCCCGAAACGCCTCTTGGACTCCGGATTCACCTTCGCCTTCCCAACGGTGGCCGAGGCGGTACGAGCAGCCGCGTAG
- a CDS encoding NAD(P)/FAD-dependent oxidoreductase, producing MNGAPNAPSAPSAHHADVVIIGAGIAGLSTAHHLTSAGVTVAVLEAAPYVGGRMATDEVDGFRLDRGGRPLITSYPELLRTPGLEGAAVRMFAPGVLVHSDGRNYRTGAVGSTRSARSALTVARALASAPRPPLGGAGGALDQARLSAALGRLAATPTDRLLARPERTAREALAARGLPARTVSGFVRPLLSALLCDPELTTSSRCADLALRAFARGRLFVTAGGAATLPELLARTLPPGTVRTGVCVTDASINNVTTKEHGEIGCRSLVLATGARAAAELLPGLRVPDFHAVTVLHHTAPTPPLTDPLLLLDADRGGPVAHTAVMSAVDPSRAPRDRVLISSAVLGTPPPAAELDRTVRAHLARLYGTPTDDWELLAVHHDPEAVPAMSPPHDLRRAVRLLSGLYVCGDHRDTNTVQGALFSGRRAAHAVLRDLGVRPAREQASLSAVA from the coding sequence ATGAACGGCGCGCCAAACGCGCCGAGCGCGCCAAGCGCGCATCACGCGGACGTCGTCATCATCGGCGCCGGCATCGCGGGCCTGTCCACGGCCCATCACCTGACCAGCGCCGGCGTAACAGTCGCCGTCCTGGAGGCCGCCCCTTACGTCGGTGGGCGGATGGCGACCGACGAGGTGGACGGTTTCCGGCTGGACCGCGGGGGGCGTCCGCTCATCACCTCGTACCCCGAGCTGCTGCGGACGCCGGGGCTGGAAGGCGCCGCGGTGCGGATGTTCGCGCCGGGCGTCCTCGTGCACAGTGACGGACGCAACTACCGCACCGGTGCCGTCGGAAGCACCCGGAGCGCACGGAGCGCACTGACCGTGGCGCGCGCCCTCGCGAGCGCCCCCCGCCCGCCGCTCGGCGGGGCCGGTGGCGCGCTCGACCAGGCACGGCTGAGCGCCGCGCTGGGCCGGCTCGCGGCGACGCCGACGGACCGGCTGCTGGCCCGGCCGGAACGTACCGCGCGGGAGGCGCTCGCGGCGCGCGGGCTGCCGGCCCGTACGGTCAGCGGCTTCGTCCGGCCGCTGCTGTCCGCGCTGCTCTGCGACCCGGAGCTGACCACGTCGAGCCGGTGCGCGGATCTCGCGCTGCGCGCGTTCGCGCGGGGGCGGCTGTTCGTCACCGCGGGCGGCGCCGCGACGCTGCCCGAGCTGCTGGCGCGGACGCTGCCGCCGGGCACGGTCCGTACGGGGGTGTGTGTGACGGACGCGTCGATCAACAACGTCACGACCAAGGAGCACGGCGAGATCGGCTGCCGTTCGCTCGTCCTGGCGACCGGCGCGCGGGCGGCGGCCGAGTTACTGCCGGGGCTGCGCGTGCCGGACTTCCACGCGGTGACGGTGCTGCACCACACCGCGCCGACGCCCCCGTTGACGGATCCGCTGCTGCTGCTGGACGCCGACCGGGGCGGCCCCGTCGCGCACACGGCGGTGATGAGCGCGGTCGATCCGTCGCGCGCGCCGCGCGACCGGGTGCTGATCTCGTCGGCGGTGCTGGGCACCCCGCCCCCGGCGGCCGAGCTGGACCGTACGGTCCGGGCGCATCTCGCGCGGCTGTACGGGACGCCGACGGACGACTGGGAGCTGCTGGCGGTCCATCACGACCCGGAGGCGGTGCCCGCCATGTCGCCGCCGCACGATCTGCGCCGGGCGGTCCGGCTGCTGTCCGGGCTGTATGTGTGCGGCGATCACCGGGACACGAACACGGTGCAGGGGGCGCTCTTCTCGGGCCGCCGCGCCGCCCACGCGGTCCTGCGCGATCTGGGCGTACGCCCGGCGCGCGAACAGGCGTCGCTGTCCGCCGTGGCCTGA
- a CDS encoding regulator: MSERPPQRIPNRQLAALIAEAGFSNAGLARRVDQLGLEHGLDLRYDKTSVTRWLRGQQPRGTTPALIAEVFTRRLGRRLSAQDLGLDACAPVYAGLEFASSPEEAVDIVGGLWRKDSGSHSELRKIAFTPAGLVVPSRDWLIGRPDERVGHPALAAARGAVRVPVQGRTAPGTVPGHPGPSAALSAAVPALSAGPPVVPRQRTERSVGQKVTPGDVEALRSVGDLFRTLDDAYGGGHARQALIRYLEHEAEPMLRGVYGETTGRRLFGAAAELTRLAGWTSYDIAAHGLAQRYFVQALRLAQAAGDRAYGSYVLITMSRQAVYLGHGREAVQLARVAQQGIGASAPPAVQALLHAAEARGHGVLLDTRACQSSLVRAERSLEAARPGDDVPRWARLFDEAQLADEFGHCHRDLGQHRACVQHAERSLQLRAPAFARSRLFCRVVLACGRLGLGELDQACLLGAEAAQQAAEMRSARAVEYVRDFERRLEPYRDAAAVRGYRERVAALG, translated from the coding sequence ATGTCGGAACGACCTCCGCAGCGCATCCCCAACCGCCAGCTCGCCGCGCTCATCGCAGAAGCCGGATTCTCCAACGCGGGGCTCGCCCGCCGGGTGGACCAGCTCGGCCTGGAGCACGGCCTCGACCTGCGGTACGACAAGACGTCGGTGACGCGCTGGCTGCGCGGCCAGCAGCCACGCGGCACGACCCCCGCACTGATCGCCGAGGTCTTCACCCGGCGGCTCGGCCGCCGGCTCTCCGCGCAGGACCTGGGCCTCGACGCCTGCGCGCCCGTCTACGCGGGTCTCGAATTCGCGTCCAGCCCCGAGGAGGCCGTCGATATCGTCGGTGGCCTCTGGCGCAAGGACTCCGGCAGCCACAGCGAACTGCGCAAGATCGCGTTCACCCCGGCGGGGCTGGTCGTGCCCAGCCGGGACTGGCTGATCGGCCGCCCCGACGAACGCGTCGGCCACCCCGCTCTCGCCGCCGCCCGCGGCGCCGTGCGCGTGCCCGTCCAGGGCCGTACGGCGCCGGGGACGGTCCCCGGCCACCCCGGGCCCTCCGCCGCCCTCTCAGCCGCCGTCCCGGCCCTCTCGGCCGGCCCTCCCGTCGTCCCCCGGCAGCGCACCGAGCGCTCCGTCGGCCAGAAGGTCACCCCCGGCGACGTCGAGGCCCTGCGCTCCGTCGGCGACCTCTTCCGCACCCTCGACGACGCGTACGGCGGCGGCCACGCCCGGCAGGCCCTCATCCGCTATCTGGAACACGAGGCCGAACCGATGCTGCGCGGCGTCTACGGCGAGACCACCGGGCGCCGGCTCTTCGGCGCCGCCGCCGAGCTGACCCGGCTGGCCGGCTGGACCTCGTACGACATCGCCGCGCACGGCCTCGCCCAGCGCTACTTCGTCCAGGCGCTGCGGCTCGCCCAGGCGGCCGGGGACCGCGCGTACGGCTCGTACGTACTGATCACCATGAGCCGCCAGGCCGTCTACCTCGGCCACGGCCGGGAGGCCGTCCAGCTCGCGCGCGTCGCCCAGCAGGGCATCGGGGCCTCCGCGCCCCCGGCCGTCCAGGCGCTGCTGCACGCCGCCGAGGCCCGCGGGCACGGCGTACTGCTCGACACGCGCGCGTGCCAGTCGTCGCTGGTGCGCGCCGAGCGTTCCCTGGAGGCGGCGCGGCCGGGCGACGACGTGCCGCGCTGGGCGCGCCTCTTCGACGAGGCGCAGCTCGCGGACGAGTTCGGGCACTGCCACCGCGATCTCGGGCAGCACCGCGCGTGCGTGCAGCACGCCGAGCGCTCCCTCCAACTCCGCGCGCCCGCCTTCGCGCGCAGCCGCCTCTTCTGCCGTGTGGTGCTGGCCTGCGGGCGCCTGGGCCTCGGCGAGCTGGACCAGGCGTGCCTGCTGGGCGCGGAGGCGGCGCAGCAGGCCGCGGAGATGCGCTCCGCGCGCGCCGTCGAGTACGTACGCGACTTCGAACGGCGGCTGGAGCCGTACCGCGACGCGGCGGCCGTACGGGGCTACCGCGAGCGGGTCGCGGCGCTCGGCTGA
- the lipB gene encoding lipoyl(octanoyl) transferase LipB — MSELRYIHLGFGAEAVEYQEAWQEQRRVHAARFADEIPDTCLLLEHPPVYTAGRRTVESERPLDGTPVVDVDRGGKITWHGPGQLVGYPILKLPRPVDVVAHVRRLEEAMIRTVADFGLATTRVEGRSGVWVLGDPVEDRPGAGGGLTLDFDPRVADEEFDPRLNGPEYAPSNAGQRREDRKLAQIGIRVAKGVTMHGFAMNVNPDNTWFDRIVPCGIRDAGVTSLAYELGRDIGVREVVPVLEKHLREVLAAAEPRPREIDRGVERDRERANA, encoded by the coding sequence GTGAGTGAGCTGCGGTACATCCATCTGGGGTTCGGCGCGGAAGCCGTCGAGTACCAGGAGGCATGGCAGGAGCAGCGCCGGGTGCACGCGGCCCGCTTCGCCGACGAGATCCCGGACACCTGTCTGCTGCTGGAGCACCCGCCGGTCTACACGGCCGGACGGCGCACGGTGGAGAGCGAACGGCCGCTGGACGGCACCCCGGTCGTGGACGTGGACCGCGGCGGGAAGATCACCTGGCACGGCCCCGGCCAGCTGGTGGGCTATCCGATCCTCAAGCTGCCGCGTCCCGTCGATGTCGTCGCGCATGTCCGCCGGCTCGAAGAGGCCATGATCCGTACGGTCGCGGACTTCGGTCTGGCGACCACCCGGGTCGAGGGCCGCAGCGGGGTGTGGGTGCTCGGCGACCCGGTCGAGGACCGGCCGGGGGCGGGCGGTGGCCTCACGCTGGACTTCGATCCCCGGGTCGCGGACGAGGAGTTCGACCCGCGGCTGAACGGCCCGGAGTACGCGCCCTCGAACGCCGGCCAGCGCCGGGAGGACCGTAAGCTCGCGCAGATCGGGATCCGGGTGGCGAAGGGGGTCACGATGCACGGCTTCGCCATGAACGTGAACCCGGACAACACCTGGTTCGACCGGATCGTGCCGTGCGGCATCCGCGACGCGGGCGTCACCTCGCTCGCGTACGAGCTGGGCCGTGACATCGGCGTCCGGGAGGTCGTGCCCGTACTGGAGAAACACCTGCGGGAGGTGCTGGCGGCGGCGGAGCCGAGGCCGCGTGAGATCGACCGCGGGGTCGAGCGCGATCGTGAGCGGGCGAACGCTTAG
- the lipA gene encoding lipoyl synthase, producing the protein MSAVAPDGRKMLRLEVRNSQTPIERKPEWIKTRAKMGPEYQQLQKLVKSEGLHTVCQEAGCPNIFECWEDREATFLIGGDQCTRRCDFCQIDTGKPEALDRDEPRRVGESVVTMDLNYATITGVARDDLADGGAWLYAETVRQIHAQTAGREAGGTKVELLVPDFNAVPENLAEVFSSRPEVLAHNVETVPRIFKRIRPGFRYERSLEVITRAREAGLVTKSNLILGMGETREEVSEALVDLHAAGCELITITQYLRPSVRHHPVERWVKPNEFVELKDEADAIGFSGVMSGPLVRSSYRAGRLYQQAIERRGAAVASQAV; encoded by the coding sequence GTGTCCGCTGTCGCACCCGACGGACGCAAGATGCTGCGTCTGGAGGTCCGGAACAGCCAGACCCCCATCGAGCGCAAGCCCGAGTGGATCAAGACCCGGGCGAAAATGGGCCCCGAGTACCAGCAGCTCCAGAAGCTCGTGAAGAGCGAGGGGCTGCACACGGTCTGCCAGGAGGCCGGCTGTCCCAACATCTTCGAGTGCTGGGAGGACCGCGAGGCGACCTTCCTCATCGGCGGTGACCAGTGCACGCGGCGTTGCGACTTCTGCCAGATCGACACGGGCAAGCCCGAGGCCCTGGACCGTGACGAGCCGCGCCGGGTGGGCGAGTCCGTCGTCACGATGGACCTGAACTACGCCACGATCACCGGCGTCGCCCGCGACGACCTGGCCGACGGCGGTGCCTGGCTGTACGCGGAGACCGTGCGCCAGATCCACGCGCAGACGGCGGGGCGCGAGGCGGGCGGCACCAAGGTCGAGCTGCTGGTCCCCGACTTCAACGCCGTGCCGGAGAACCTGGCCGAGGTCTTCTCCTCGCGTCCCGAGGTGCTCGCGCACAATGTCGAGACGGTGCCGCGGATCTTCAAGCGGATCCGCCCCGGGTTCCGGTACGAGCGCTCCCTCGAAGTGATCACCCGCGCCCGTGAGGCGGGGCTGGTCACGAAGTCCAATCTGATCCTGGGCATGGGCGAGACGCGCGAGGAGGTCAGCGAGGCGCTGGTGGATCTGCACGCGGCGGGCTGCGAGCTGATCACGATCACGCAGTATCTGCGGCCCTCGGTACGGCACCACCCGGTCGAGCGCTGGGTGAAGCCGAACGAGTTCGTGGAGCTGAAGGACGAGGCCGACGCGATCGGCTTCTCGGGCGTGATGTCGGGACCGCTGGTGCGTTCGTCGTACCGCGCGGGCCGGCTGTACCAGCAGGCGATCGAGCGGCGCGGCGCGGCGGTGGCGAGCCAGGCGGTCTGA
- a CDS encoding SCO2195 family GlnR-regulated protein — MGRILPAAPALPAIPAIPALPSLSVALRAMESLLLSGGQRTARRNAWTAVLEDRRRAKDRVETEHVLEAVSEAPSRAT, encoded by the coding sequence ATGGGCCGGATCCTTCCCGCCGCGCCCGCCCTGCCCGCGATTCCCGCGATCCCCGCCCTGCCGTCCCTCTCCGTGGCCCTGCGCGCGATGGAGTCCCTCCTGCTGAGCGGCGGCCAGCGCACGGCGCGCCGCAACGCCTGGACGGCCGTCCTGGAGGACCGCCGCCGGGCCAAGGACCGGGTCGAGACGGAGCACGTTCTGGAGGCGGTGTCGGAGGCCCCTTCCCGCGCCACGTAA
- a CDS encoding DUF4191 domain-containing protein: MARKENADTTANPGRLKQIALTYKMTRKADSKVGLVLAGVGIVTFGVFLAIGFLINHPIYLGILGFILAFLAMAIVFGRRAERAAFGQMEGQPGAAAAVLDNVGRGWTTTPAVAMNRSQDVVHRAVGKAGIVLVGEGNPNRVKSLLAAEKKRMARIVVDVPVHDIIVGDGEGQVPLKKVRTTMLKLPRVLAGPQVTAANDRLRAMGDLMSNMPLPKGPMPKGMRMPRGGKMR, translated from the coding sequence ATGGCGAGGAAGGAAAACGCAGACACTACTGCGAACCCGGGGCGACTGAAGCAGATCGCCCTTACCTACAAGATGACCCGGAAAGCCGACTCGAAAGTCGGACTTGTCCTCGCGGGTGTGGGAATCGTCACCTTCGGTGTCTTCCTCGCGATCGGTTTCTTGATCAACCACCCCATCTATCTGGGCATCCTGGGTTTCATCCTGGCGTTCCTCGCGATGGCGATCGTTTTCGGCCGCCGTGCCGAGCGGGCCGCCTTCGGTCAGATGGAGGGCCAGCCGGGCGCCGCCGCGGCTGTGCTGGACAACGTGGGCCGTGGCTGGACCACGACGCCCGCGGTCGCGATGAACCGCAGCCAGGACGTCGTCCACCGGGCCGTCGGCAAGGCGGGCATCGTGCTGGTCGGCGAGGGCAACCCGAACCGGGTGAAGAGCCTGCTCGCCGCCGAGAAGAAGCGGATGGCGCGGATCGTCGTCGATGTGCCGGTGCACGACATCATCGTGGGCGACGGCGAGGGCCAGGTCCCGCTCAAGAAGGTCCGTACGACCATGCTGAAGCTGCCGCGCGTGCTGGCGGGCCCGCAGGTGACGGCGGCGAACGACCGGCTGCGGGCGATGGGCGACCTGATGAGCAATATGCCGCTGCCGAAGGGGCCCATGCCCAAGGGGATGCGGATGCCGCGCGGCGGCAAGATGCGCTGA
- a CDS encoding RDD family protein: MDKRQAVGSWLSGPRAAAEEMGVDFGYRGERLGLPEHGPGSVAPLGRRFGALFTDWALCMLIAYGLLSGGNWQASGNWALGVLFVLSVLTVGTVGFTPGKRLFGLRVIAENGGRIGPGRVLVRTALLCLAIPALVWDRDGRGLHDRLARAVQVRS, from the coding sequence GTGGACAAAAGGCAAGCAGTGGGATCGTGGCTCTCCGGACCGCGCGCGGCGGCCGAGGAGATGGGCGTCGACTTCGGCTATCGGGGTGAACGGCTCGGTCTGCCGGAGCACGGACCCGGCTCCGTCGCCCCCCTCGGCCGGCGTTTCGGCGCACTGTTCACCGACTGGGCGCTCTGCATGCTGATCGCATACGGGCTGCTCTCCGGCGGTAACTGGCAGGCATCGGGCAACTGGGCGCTGGGCGTCCTGTTCGTACTCAGCGTGCTCACCGTCGGTACGGTCGGCTTCACCCCCGGCAAGCGCCTCTTCGGCCTCCGGGTCATCGCCGAGAACGGCGGACGGATCGGCCCCGGCCGCGTCCTCGTCCGTACGGCGCTGCTCTGCCTGGCCATCCCGGCGCTCGTCTGGGACCGCGACGGACGCGGCCTCCACGACCGGCTCGCCCGGGCCGTACAGGTGCGCAGCTGA
- the glnA gene encoding type I glutamate--ammonia ligase: MFQNADDAKKFIADEDVKFVDVRFCDLPGVMQHFTIPAKAFDPDEELAFDGSSIRGFQAIHESDMALRADLSTARVDPFRRDKTVNINFFIHDPITGEQYSRDPRNIAKKAEAYLASTGIADTAYFGPEAEFYVFDSVRFNTTANEGFYHIDSEAGAWNTGAVEDNRGYKVRYKGGYFPAPPVDHFADLRAEISLELEASGLQVERQHHEVGTAGQAEINYKFNTLLAAADDLMLFKYIVKNVAWRNGKTATFMPKPIFGDNGSGMHVHQSLWQGGVPLFYDEQGYAGLSDTARYYIGGILKHAPSLLAFTNPTVNSYHRLVPGFEAPVNMVYSQRNRSAAMRIPITGSNPKAKRVEFRAPDPSSNPYLAFSALLLAGLDGIKNKIEPAEPIDKDLYELAPEEHAGVPQVPTSLPAVLEALESDNEYLQAGGVFTSDLIETWIDYKRTKEIAPIQLRPHPHEFELYFDI; the protein is encoded by the coding sequence ATGTTCCAGAACGCCGACGACGCCAAGAAGTTCATCGCGGACGAGGACGTGAAGTTCGTAGACGTCCGCTTCTGCGACCTGCCTGGTGTCATGCAGCACTTCACGATCCCGGCGAAGGCGTTCGACCCGGACGAGGAGCTGGCCTTCGACGGCTCGTCGATCCGCGGCTTCCAGGCCATCCACGAGTCGGACATGGCGCTGCGCGCGGACCTCTCGACGGCCAGGGTCGACCCCTTCCGCCGCGACAAGACCGTGAACATCAACTTCTTCATCCACGACCCGATCACGGGCGAGCAGTACAGCCGCGACCCGCGCAACATCGCCAAGAAGGCGGAGGCGTACCTCGCCTCCACCGGCATCGCGGACACCGCGTACTTCGGCCCGGAGGCCGAGTTCTACGTCTTCGACAGCGTGCGTTTCAACACCACCGCGAACGAGGGCTTCTACCACATCGACTCCGAGGCCGGCGCCTGGAACACCGGCGCGGTCGAGGACAACCGCGGCTACAAGGTCCGCTACAAGGGCGGCTACTTCCCGGCCCCGCCGGTCGACCACTTCGCCGACCTGCGCGCCGAGATCTCCCTGGAGCTGGAGGCGTCCGGCCTCCAGGTCGAGCGCCAGCACCACGAGGTGGGCACCGCCGGCCAGGCCGAGATCAACTACAAGTTCAACACGCTGCTCGCCGCGGCCGACGACCTGATGCTCTTCAAGTACATCGTGAAGAACGTCGCCTGGCGCAACGGCAAGACCGCGACCTTCATGCCCAAGCCGATCTTCGGTGACAACGGCTCCGGCATGCACGTCCACCAGTCGCTGTGGCAGGGCGGCGTCCCGCTCTTCTACGACGAGCAGGGCTACGCGGGCCTCTCGGACACCGCCCGCTACTACATCGGCGGCATCCTCAAGCACGCCCCGTCGCTGCTGGCCTTCACGAACCCGACGGTGAACTCGTACCACCGCCTGGTGCCGGGCTTCGAGGCGCCGGTCAACATGGTCTACTCGCAGCGCAACCGCTCCGCCGCGATGCGTATCCCGATCACGGGCTCGAACCCGAAGGCCAAGCGCGTCGAGTTCCGCGCCCCGGACCCGTCCTCCAACCCGTACCTGGCCTTCTCGGCCCTCCTCCTCGCGGGCCTCGACGGCATCAAGAACAAGATCGAGCCGGCCGAGCCGATCGACAAGGACCTCTACGAGCTGGCCCCGGAGGAGCACGCCGGCGTCCCCCAGGTCCCGACCTCCCTCCCGGCCGTCCTGGAAGCCCTTGAGTCGGACAACGAGTACCTCCAGGCGGGCGGCGTCTTCACGTCGGACCTGATCGAGACCTGGATCGACTACAAGCGCACCAAGGAAATCGCCCCCATCCAGCTCCGCCCGCACCCGCACGAGTTCGAGCTGTACTTCGACATCTAA
- a CDS encoding inorganic diphosphatase produces the protein MARGAAGCGTAWSDPGVEAFDVTVEIPEGSRNKYEMDHRAGRIRLDRTLFTATRYPADYGYIDGTLGRDGEPLDALVLVGQATFPGCVIRCRAIGMFMMRDEAGPDEKVLCVPAGDPRHAGLREISDVPDFDLLEITHFFQVYKELEPGKSVEGSRWEGRTEAYAEIRASRERLAREAGGSGVAGVAGGSPFAGR, from the coding sequence ATGGCCCGCGGGGCTGCGGGGTGTGGCACGGCGTGGTCGGATCCTGGTGTGGAGGCATTCGATGTGACCGTGGAGATTCCGGAGGGGTCCCGCAACAAGTACGAGATGGACCATCGCGCCGGGCGTATCCGGCTGGACCGGACGCTGTTCACCGCCACCCGGTACCCCGCCGACTACGGGTACATCGACGGCACCCTCGGCCGGGACGGGGAGCCGCTGGACGCGTTGGTGCTGGTGGGGCAGGCGACGTTTCCCGGGTGTGTGATCCGGTGCCGGGCCATCGGCATGTTCATGATGCGCGATGAGGCCGGTCCCGACGAGAAGGTGCTCTGCGTGCCCGCCGGTGATCCCCGCCATGCCGGGCTGCGGGAGATCAGCGATGTCCCCGACTTCGATCTGCTGGAGATCACCCACTTCTTCCAGGTCTACAAGGAGCTGGAGCCCGGCAAATCCGTGGAGGGGTCCCGCTGGGAGGGGCGTACGGAGGCGTACGCGGAGATCCGGGCCTCCCGGGAGCGGCTGGCCCGGGAAGCCGGGGGATCCGGGGTCGCTGGGGTCGCTGGTGGTTCTCCGTTCGCAGGCCGCTGA
- the eno gene encoding phosphopyruvate hydratase, with translation MLRIARLHAIEILDSRARPTLAVTLETDSGLRLRAGVPAGVSTGAREAVELRDGDPERYDGQGVRRAVAHVNGEIAQALTGQRFSSLEELDATLIDLDGTPDKHRLGANALLGVSLVAARTEAAQYDRALWQQLAALSGAPALLPVPHFTVVGGGGGGHGGGRFREFMVAPLGAACLADAVRAGAEIHARLGARLIAAADAAGRPPVGLGDEGGFAPAMERPEDVLRELVGAITDAGYSPGRDGVAIALDPAASDLRTADGRYLVAGDELTSDQLIDRYEEIVDRFPVWSVEDGLGEDDWDGWERLTARLGGRVQLMGDDLFATHPALIAEAIGRNVANSALIKVNQIGTVTETMTAIGVCRGAGYRQMVSHRSGETDDSFIADLAVGAGCGQLKSGGPARGEHVAKYNRLLEIADSRPELPFGLSVPVEGS, from the coding sequence ATGCTCCGTATCGCCCGCCTCCACGCCATCGAGATCCTCGACTCCCGCGCCCGACCCACCCTCGCCGTCACCCTGGAGACCGACAGCGGGCTACGGCTGCGGGCCGGGGTGCCCGCCGGGGTCTCCACCGGGGCCCGGGAGGCCGTCGAGCTGCGTGACGGCGATCCGGAGCGGTACGACGGGCAGGGCGTACGGCGGGCGGTGGCGCATGTGAACGGCGAGATCGCGCAGGCCCTCACCGGCCAGCGCTTCTCCTCGCTCGAAGAGCTGGACGCCACCCTGATCGACCTCGACGGCACCCCCGACAAGCACCGGCTGGGCGCCAACGCGCTCCTCGGGGTCTCGCTGGTCGCCGCCCGTACCGAGGCCGCGCAGTACGACCGCGCGCTGTGGCAGCAGCTCGCCGCGCTCTCGGGCGCGCCCGCGCTGCTGCCGGTGCCGCACTTCACCGTCGTCGGTGGGGGCGGCGGGGGCCATGGGGGCGGCCGTTTCCGGGAGTTCATGGTCGCGCCGCTCGGCGCGGCCTGCCTCGCGGACGCCGTACGCGCCGGCGCCGAGATCCACGCCCGGCTCGGCGCCCGGCTCATCGCCGCCGCCGACGCGGCCGGGCGCCCCCCGGTCGGCCTGGGTGACGAGGGCGGCTTCGCGCCCGCCATGGAGCGGCCCGAGGACGTACTGCGGGAGCTGGTCGGCGCCATCACCGACGCCGGGTACTCCCCCGGCCGGGACGGTGTGGCCATCGCGCTCGACCCGGCGGCGAGTGATCTCCGTACGGCGGACGGCCGTTACCTCGTCGCGGGCGACGAACTCACCTCCGACCAGCTCATCGACCGGTACGAGGAGATCGTCGACCGCTTCCCCGTGTGGTCCGTCGAGGACGGGCTCGGCGAGGACGACTGGGACGGCTGGGAGCGGCTGACCGCGCGGCTGGGCGGCCGGGTGCAGCTGATGGGCGACGATCTGTTCGCCACGCATCCGGCGCTCATCGCCGAGGCGATCGGCCGGAACGTCGCCAACTCCGCGCTGATCAAGGTCAATCAGATCGGCACGGTCACGGAGACCATGACCGCCATCGGGGTCTGCCGGGGAGCCGGCTACCGGCAGATGGTCTCCCACCGCTCCGGCGAGACGGACGACTCGTTCATCGCTGATCTGGCCGTCGGCGCGGGCTGCGGGCAGCTCAAGTCGGGCGGGCCGGCGCGCGGGGAGCATGTCGCCAAGTACAACCGGCTGCTGGAGATCGCCGACAGCCGGCCGGAGCTGCCGTTCGGTCTCTCCGTGCCGGTGGAGGGGTCCTGA
- the crcB gene encoding fluoride efflux transporter CrcB: MNWLLVILGAMVGAPLRYLTDRSVQRAHDSVFPWGTFVVNVAGCLVLGVVTGAVTAGAASSHVQLLLGTGLCGALTTYSTFSYETLRLAEDGARFYAVANVVASVVAGLGAVYAGVALAAVVWR; encoded by the coding sequence CTGAACTGGCTGCTCGTCATCCTGGGCGCGATGGTCGGCGCCCCGCTGCGCTATCTGACCGACCGCTCCGTGCAGCGCGCGCACGACTCCGTCTTCCCGTGGGGGACGTTCGTCGTCAATGTGGCCGGCTGTCTTGTCCTCGGTGTCGTCACCGGCGCGGTCACGGCGGGCGCGGCGTCGTCCCACGTCCAACTGCTGCTCGGTACGGGGCTGTGCGGGGCGCTGACGACGTACTCGACGTTCAGTTACGAGACGCTGCGGCTGGCGGAGGACGGCGCGCGGTTCTACGCGGTGGCCAATGTGGTCGCGAGTGTGGTGGCGGGGCTCGGGGCGGTGTACGCGGGGGTGGCGCTGGCGGCGGTGGTGTGGCGGTGA